A stretch of DNA from Oncorhynchus nerka isolate Pitt River linkage group LG22, Oner_Uvic_2.0, whole genome shotgun sequence:
TGCCAAGGACCTTGCCAAAAACAATGAGCAGGGTGTTCTATTGATGGAATCGTTCTCAAAACAAGggtctgggcgtactgccaaattgcagatatTACAGTGAGGATTTCTTCCAGGTGTTCAATCAATCACTtacatgaacacagaaattggtaATTACAAAAGCACAAacatggcctcccgagtggcagtGGCAGAGCCTGGTTCGAGTCCAGTTCGCAGCccgccgcgaccgggagacccatggggcgtcgtccgggttaggtgagggtttggccagccgggatgtccttgtcccatcatgctCTAGCAACTCTTGTGGTGGACTGGGagcatgcacgctgacatggtcgccaggtgtacggtgtttcttccgacacattggtgcggctggcttctgggtgaaacgggcattgtgtcaagaagcagcttGGCTGGGttatgtttcggaggatgcacggctcttgACCTTCACCTCTTGTGAGTCCAtatgggagttgcagtgatgggacaagactgtaactaccaattggataccatgaaattatggttgaaaaaggggtaaaaagaaaagcacaaacataaaaATGGCCATTACAATAGTTAAACATGCTCAATGTGTAGCCacaattgagagagaaagagctagCAAGCAAGAGCTAGCAAGcaagcaagtgtgtgtgtgtgtgtgtgtgtgtgtgtgtgtgtgtgtgtgtgtgtgtgtgtgtgtgtgtgtgtgtgtgtgtgtgtgtgtgtgtgtgtgtgtgtgtgtgtgtgtgtgtgtgtgtgtgtgtgtgtgtgtgtgtgtgtgtgtgtgtgtgtgtgtgtgtgtgtgtgtgtgtgtgtgtgtgtgtgtgtgtgtgtgttcatgttaatAGAGTAAACACAGCTACAGCTCAGAATGTTTGAGATGATTCATCAAGACTGGCCAACCTTTATTTGGTCATAATGATAGTGAGGTGGTTACGGAGTACATACTCTAGTCTAGTCTCTGGTCTATGATTCCATTTGTCTTATATGCTCTGTCTACATCCCTCAGAGTCAGCTTTCCCTGGCATGAACATTTGATTCCAGTTTTATAATATACACCCTGTTTGTATGAAGCATGTGGACTAAGATGTAAATCTCTGCCCCTGCAAAGAATTAACTTTGGTATTGATGCCAGAAAGGGGCCTTGAatgcatgtaaaaaaaataaaccaGCCTTTTATTTGGTCTGCTTGCTTGTGTTATCTACTTATTATGAGTACATAGTAAAACAAAGGGAAATATTGGCGCATATTACAAACCATAGGGCATAGTTTTATAGTGACAAATCTAGAGGGTTCATGTTTGAAAAACGGAAATGTCATCGGACTTGAATCACCACAGACACAGTCATTAGCCAGCTGCCCGTTGTTTAATATCACTTTGTCATTTCTTTACAGTTTCGTTATGATCTATTCATTTGTTCCAGTCCTTTGTGATCAATTTTCAGTTAAATTGTGGAGCCTCTTCATTGTGTTTGACTGGACTCAGAGATAAACAGACATGTGGTGTCTCTAGGAAACCTGTCCCTCTCTCACACGGAGAGAAGACCCCAAAAAGTAAAACAGAAGTCAAACATCTGAGGGCTTGAAAGGTTTGAAGGGGGTCTGGGTTTAGCAATGATACTGTATCTTTGTATTATGACATATTATGGCAAGACAAGGACACAAGAAACATCTGCCGAACGTCTGGGACTGTCTACACAGACACTCAATACAGAAGGTTACAGACTTATTTGACTTACCCTGTAAAAGACATTTCATCACATCTCACATTCGCTTGACCCCGAACATATTTGATATACTTCATACAGTCTATGTTTTGGCTCACTGTACATCAAGGCAGATGGTTTTGTTATCAAGACCTAACaagacttccagaagaacaagctTTTTTGCAGAAAACAAATAAATGAAATTGCTCACAAGGATACATATTTTCTGAAGcatgtataaaataaaataatgatgttttctgttttttgtatCATGTATTTCCACTCATTACGTTGAAAGCTATAAAATTCTGACCACATACAACTCTAAATAGCCCCATCCACCCAGTGACCAAATGAACAGTGAGTCatcataacatttacattacatttaagtcatttagcagacgctcttatccagagcgacttacaagcaTCATAAGCAGTCTAGGTCTTCTTATAGCTCTATAAGTGTGTATGTGCAGGAACGATTCTCTTCAAAAATAACATGAACTTTACTAAATCAATTGTAGAATCCTAAATCTCtctaataaactgtctgtgtagCAAACCTTTTGTTTACATCACTGTTCTCATCCTATTAGGTGAACTTCATTATCAACAGAATCATGTCAGTGCAATGGTGCAAAAACTCAATCTCACTCAGAACTACTCAGAGGCTGCATTGGGTTGCGTTACGTTTGAGGATGATTGACCACCTGACTTCTCCAAACTTTGTCACTATTTGCTGTAAACATGTCACAATAAAGTAACGTATCATTGGTTCTCCATTTGTggtttctgtctcttcctctactGGTTGCAGTAGATGGATGTGCAGCGAGGCCCAACCAACAACTTCAAAGAGGACGCTAAAATATATTCTAAGAGCAACAGTTTGTATATTGACAGCAGTCGACCAGTCAGATGTACAATTCAAAGTCTCATCAATTGAAGAAAAGTGGTCATTTAACCCAGAGTAAGTAGGAAAACTACAAAGGTTTTATATGCCCCCACAGTCTCTGTTTTTAATCCTTTCCCTAGATGAACTTTAAGATGGCTGCGATGACCATTAACTTCAGGCCTGGAGTTGTGTACCCTGTGTAATTGGACCATATAGCACTTCACAGAGTCTGACACAGTCTGAATATCTACACTCTAGACTTGTTGCTCATTGTCTGGGAGGAAGCTGTGGAGGGTTACATTATCTCCCCCCTCCTCGTCACTATCCAACTCTGTTCCAGGCAGCAGGGCTCCGTTGCTCTTGGGGATGTGGGGCCCCCAATGGGGACCATTGTCATCGTGGAGCAGGGCAGAGATACACACCATCTCAGTGCCCCGATTGTTTGTGCCCACTCTGTAGCGATGCTTCCTGGAGGAGTACTTGGTGCAGAGGATGATGCAGCTGACCATGAAGAAGGTGGCCACTGCAGCCAGGGAGGCAATGGCAATCAGACACTGGCTCACCAGACCATCCCGTCGGGTAGGAGAGCAGGGCAGAACCCCTCCCCCTGATGGATCTTTTTTAGAAGGTAACGTTGTCATGGTGGTCGTTGTCTTGGTGATCAAGATGGGGACCTTCTCTGTTTTCATCTTGGGAATCAGGACCCCAGAAGAGGAGTTGGTAGAATTGTCAGTGGTTGAGATGGGTGAAAAAGTGGTTAAGAAAGTCTCATTGGTGGAGGATGAGAAATTGGTAGAGCTAAGCCCTGGGGTGGAGGATGAGACAATGGTAGAGCTAGGCCCTGGGGTGGAGGATGAAACAATGGTAGAGCTAGGCCCTGGGGTGGAGGATGAGACAATGGTAGAGCTAGGCCCTGGGGTGGAGGATGAGACAATGGTAGAGCTAGGCCCTGGGGTGGAGGATGAGACAATGGTAGAGCTAGGCCCT
This window harbors:
- the selplg gene encoding P-selectin glycoprotein ligand 1 — encoded protein: MMSWYNKVYPVLLWSLFLLYSEGSQNFTLTEDRGSNMSINTAATQKSSSSMVETHTVMYNSSTREVGGAITVGVNASEATMMTSLGPTLSPLAMLTSSGTTPSPLTTNQPTSQTYSSHGPSSTSDLLSTTTPSSTIWSSITALNTTSEVSSTTGPSSISGPFSTNVSASTPGPSSTIVSSSTPGPSSTIVSSSTPGPSSTIVSSSTPGPSSTIVSSSTPGPSSTIVSSSTPGPSSTIVSSSTPGPSSTIVSSSTPGLSSTNFSSSTNETFLTTFSPISTTDNSTNSSSGVLIPKMKTEKVPILITKTTTTMTTLPSKKDPSGGGVLPCSPTRRDGLVSQCLIAIASLAAVATFFMVSCIILCTKYSSRKHRYRVGTNNRGTEMVCISALLHDDNGPHWGPHIPKSNGALLPGTELDSDEEGGDNVTLHSFLPDNEQQV